In the genome of Streptomyces sp. P3, the window ACGCCGCCCCCCGACCGTAGGCCCGCCGAGCTGCCCCCGCTGCTCTCCGCGCCCCGACGTCTGCTCAAACACCCGCGTCTGATGCACCACAACCGCCTCGCGGCGCTGGTGCTGCTGGCCAACCTGGCCTACGCGTACGGGAGCCGGCCGCTGTCCACGGAGGTCCTGGCGCACGCGTCCCTCGCCAACCTCGCCCTGGCCGTCCTCGTCCGCCAGCAGTACGTCATCAACCTGCTGTTCCGGCTGGCGACCTCGGCCCCGACGCACTGGCCGCTGCGGCTGCGCTGGACGCTGGGCAAGGTGTACCACTTCGGGGGACTGCACGTGGGCGGAGCGCTGGCGGGGACCGCCTGGTTCCTGGCGCTGACGCTCCGGACGACCGACGGCTCGCTGCGGGCCGTCGGCTGGACGCTGGTGACGCTGCTCGCCGTGATCGTCGCCACCGCCCTGCCGCCCTTCCGCTCCCGTCACCACGACCACTTCGAGAAGATCCACCGCTTCGGCGGGTGGGGCGCCCTCGCCCTCTTCTGGACGCACACCCTGATGGCCGCTCCCGGCCCCGGACCGGTGTCCGTGCTGGCGCTGGTCACCTTCAGCGTCGCGCTGCCCTGGCTGCGGCTGCGCAAGGTGGACGTACGTCTCGAACGCCCCTCCCGTCATGTGGTGTTGGCGCGCTTCGACCACGGCGTGACGCCCTTCGCCGGCTCCTCTACCGCGATCAGCCGCAGCCCGCTGAAGGAGTGGCACTCCTTCGCCAACGTCCCGGCCCCCGGCGAGTCCGGCTTCCGCCTCACCGTCTCGCGGGCGGGCGACTGGACCGGCGCCTTCATCGACGACCTGCCGCGGAAGGTGTGGACGAAGGGCATCACCACCGCCGGGGTCGCCAACATCGAGGTCCTGTTCACGAAGGTGGTGTACGTGGCGACCGGCAGCGGCATCGGCCCCTGCCTGCCGCATCTGCTCGCCGCCGAGGTCCCCTCCCGGCTGGTATGGGCGACCCGCGATCCACGGGCGACCTACGGCGACGCCCTCGTCGACGAGATCCTCGCCGCCCAGCCGGACGCCGTCGTCCGGGACACCTCACGCGGCGGCAAGCCCGACATGGTGGCGCTCGCGTACGAGGCCTACCGCGACTTCGGGGCGGAGGCGGTGATCTGCATCTCCAACAAGAAGCTGACCTGGCAGGTGGTGCACGGGCTGGAACGGCGCGGCATTCCGGCGTACGGCGCGATCTGGGACTCGTGAGCCCCGGACGGAGCCTGGACAAGAGCCCGGAGAAGAGCCCGGAGCCCGGAAAGGGCCCGGACAGGGACAGGGAAGGCAGCAACACGATGGACAACCTGAAACTGGAACGCGCGGGCGGGGTCGTGACGGTCCGTCTGCACCGACCGCACGTCCTCAACGCGCTGAACGCGGAACTGCTGGGCGAACTCCTGCACGTCCTGCGCCCGTTGGACACGGACGACTCCGTCGGATGCGTCGTCGTCACCGGCTCCGAACGGGCCTTCGCGGCCGGCGCCGACATCAAGGAGATGGCGGGGAAGTCGGCCGTGGAGATGGCACGGGAGGACTACTTCTCCGCCTGGGAGGACTTCGCGGACCTGCGCACCCCGCGGATCGCCGCGGTGAGCGGCGTCGCCCTCGGCGGCGGCTGCGAACTGGCGATGATGTGCGACCTGGTGATCGCGGGGGAGTCGGCGGTCTTCGGGCAGCCGGAGATCAAGCTGGGGGTGATCCCGGGCATCGGCGGCACCCAGCGCCTGACCCGTCTGGTCGGCCGCGCGAAGGCGATGGACCTGGTCCTCACCGGCCGCACGATGGACGCCCGCGAGGCGGAACGCGCGGGCCTGGTCTCCCGGGTGGTCCCCGACGACCGGGTGCTGCCCGAGGCGTGGGAGGCGGCGGCGGCTGTCGCGTCGTACGGGGGCGCGGCGGTGCGGGCGGCCCGCGAGTGCGTGGACAGGGCCCTGGAGACCGGTCTGCGGGACGGCATCCGCTACGAACGCCGCGTCTTCCACGCCCTGTTCGCGACGGAGGACCAGAAGGAGGGGATGGCCGCGTTCCTCGAGAAGCGCCGGCCGCGCTTCACCGGACGCTGACACCCTCGCGCGGCGGGCCCGGGGCGCACGCCTCCCGCCCGCCCGCAGCCCCGTCACCACACCTCACCTGGCTGCCGCCGACGCCCGGGCCACCCCCTGCTCCTTCGGCCCGAGGAACCGGGGATCCGGCTCGAACACCGCGTCCAGGGCGGCCTTTCCGGCCGCCAGGACCTCCCGGGCGCCCCCGTAGTACCAGGTGACGTCGTGCCTGGCGGCGACGCCGACGCCGTAGGAGTCGACGCCCGCCGCCTCGCACAGCGCGACCGCCCGCCGGATGTGGAAGTCCTGGCTGATCAGCACGGCCTCGTCCACGCCGAAGATCTTCTTGGCGCGTACACACGAGTCCCAGGTGTCGAACCCGGCGTAGTCGCTGACGATCCGCCGGTCCGGCACGCCGTGCCTCGTCAGATAGGCGCGCATCGCGTCGGGTTCGTCGTAGTCCTCGCGGCTGTTGTCGCCCGTCACGAGGACGACCTCGATCCGGCCGGCCCGGTACAGCTTCGCCGCCGCGTCCAGCCGGTGCGCGAGGTACGGCGAGGGCTCGCCGTCCCACAGCCCCGCCCCGAACACCACGGCGACCTCCCGGCGCGGCGCCTGCGCCGTCGTGCCGATCCGGTCGGACGTGGACACGTACAGCCAGGTGGCCGGCAGCAGCCCGAGCACGCACCCGGCCATCACGGCCTGCACCAGCCGGCGCCGCCCGGCGCGGGTGCGCGGCAGCCGCGGTCGACGGATGTTCATGAGATCCCCCCGGTCGAAAACCCCTTCGACCAGGGAAGACGCGGCGGGCCGTGATCCGGTTCGCCCTCCCGGCATGTGTCCCGCGCCTCACACCCGGCCCGCCCCGGCGGTGAAGCCCCGGAAAACAGTCGTGACGGTCAGGCAACGGGGGTGCAACCTCGGCCGGGCAGGATGGGTGCATGAGCCAGCCACGCCTCGTCCACCTCGACGGCCGCCGGCGACCCGGCCCGCCCGCGCTGGTCGTCGTCGCCCACGGCAGCCGTGACCCGCGCGCCCTGAGCACCGTCCGCGCGCTCCTGGACGTCGTCCGCGCCGAGCGCCCCGGCCTGGCGGTGCACCTCGGGCACATCGAGCTGAACGAGCCCCTGCTCACGGACACCCTGGCCGCTCTGGACGCCGGCGGCACGACGGACGCGGTCCTCGTCCCGCTGCTCCTCGCCCGCGGCCACCACGTCAAGCACGACATCCCCGAGACGGCGGCGCGGGCCCGGCTGCGCACGCGTGTGGCCGCACCGCTGGGACCGCATCCCCTGCTGGCAAAGACCCTGCACGCACGCCTGACCGAGGCCGGCTGGCGCACGCCGGCGACCGAGCGGGAGCGCCGGTCGAGCGCGGTGGTCCTGGCGGCGGCCGGCTCCCGCGACCCCGACGCGGCGACCGACACCCGCCGCACGGCACGACTGCTCGCCGAACGGCTGGGCGTGCCGGTCGTCCCCGCCTACGCGTCGACGGCGGCCCCGACGGTCGCGACGGCGTTGCGGGCCCTGGCCGCTCGAGGACGCGACCGGGTGGCGGTGGCCTCCTGCTTCACGGCCCCCGGCCGTTTCGCGACGGAGGCCGCGCAGGCGGCCCCGTGGATCGCCGCGGCCCCGCTGGGCGTCCACCCCCTGATGGCGGACCTCCTGCTCCACCGCTACGACCGGGCCCTCGCGGCGGACGGCCGGAGCGACGCCGCCTGAGGGGCGCGCGCAAGCACGCCAACCGCCGTGGACGGTACGAACGCGCCCCCCACGGAACCCGGCAGGCGAGGAGCGCCCCGATTGTCACTCCCGCCGCTTACTGTCGAATCATGGAAGGCACCGCACACCCCGACACCGCCTATGACCCGACGTCAGTCGCCCGCTGGGCCCCCGAGCCCGACAAACGCCCCGGCCGTACCGCCTTCCAGCGCGACCGCGCGCGTGTCCTGCACTCGTCGGCGCTCAGAAGGCTCGCGGCCAAGACGCAGGTGGTCACCCCGGGAGAGCGCACCCCGGAGTGGGACGCGACGCCGCGCACCCGCCTCACCCATTCCCTCGAGTGCGCCCAGGTCGGCCGGGAGCTCGGGGCGGCCCTCGGCTGCGACCCGGACCTGGTCGAGGCGGCCTGCCTCTCCCACGACCTCGGCCATCCGCCCTTCGGCCACAACGGCGAGCAGGCCCTCAACGACTTCGCCCGGGACTGCGGCGGCTTCGAGGGCAACGCCCAGTCGCTGCGCCTGCTGACCAGGATCGAGCCCAAGCGCTTCACGGAGGACGGCTCCGTGGGCCTCAACCTCACCCGGGCCACCCTCGACGCCGCCACCAAGTACCCCTGGCCGCGGGGCGGCCACCCCACCGACGCCGGCTCGCCCAAGTTCGGCGTGTACGACGACGACCGGCCCGTCTTCGACTGGGTCCGCGAGGAGGCCCCGGGCACCCGCACGTGCTTCGAGGCCCAGGTCATGGACTGGGCGGACGACGTGGCGTACTCCGTCCACGACGTGGAGGACGGCCTGCACGCGGGCCATGTCGACCCCAACTGCCTGCACGCCGAACCGGAACGCCAGGAGATCTTCCGGGTCGCCGTGGGCCGCTACGTCCCCGCCGGCACCGACCCGGCCGAGCTCGCCGCCGCCCTCGACCGCCTCCAGGACCAGGAGTGGTGGCCGCACGGCTACGACGGCACGGCGGTGGCCCAGGCCCGCCTCAAGGACGCCACCAGCCAGCTCATCGGCCGTTTCTGCCTCGCCGCCGAGGGCGCCACCCGCGCGCGGCACCACGCCGGCCGCCTCACGCGCTACGGCGCCGAACTGGTCGTCCCGCACGAGACGCGCCTGGAGTGCGCGGTCCTCAAGGCCGTCGCCGACCGGTACGTCATGCAACGCGCCGAACAGGAACGCCTGCGCGCCGACCAGCGCGTCGTCATCGGCGAACTCGCCGAGGCCCTCACCGCCCGCGCCCCCGACGGCCTCGACCCCCAGTTCCGCGCGCTGTTCGACCGGGCCGCCGACGACCGTGCCCGCAAGCGCGTCGTCGTCGACCAGATCGCGTCGCTCACCGACGCCTCCGCCCGCTCGCTGCACCGCCGGCTGACGGCGCACAGCAGACGCTGACCGGCAGCGCCCGGTCCGCCCGGTGCGCCCAAACGGGCCGACAACGCGCCACGGCGGGCGTGATCGGGCACGTCCCCCTTCCCCCATCACCCTGCGTGCGGGACGCTCGCATATGGCGGCACGCTCAACGAGGAGGCATCACGTGGTCGACGCGGATCAGACATTCGTCATCGTCGGAGGAGGCCTGGCCGGCGCGAAGGCGGCCGAAACGCTGCGAGCGGAGGGCTTCACCGGCCGCGTGATACTGATCTGCGACGAACGCGACCACCCCTACGAGCGGCCGCCGCTCTCCAAGGGCTACCTGCTCGGCAAGGAGCCGCGCGAGAGCGTCTTCGTGCACGAGCCCGCCTGGTACGCGCAGAACGACATCGAGCTGCACCTCGGCCAGACCGTCGACGCGATCGACCGCACCGCGAAGACGGTCCGCTTCGGCGACGACGGCACACTCGCCCCCTACGACAAGCTGCTGCTGGCCACCGGCGCCGAGCCGCGCCGCCTGGACATCCCCGGCACCGACCTGGCCGGCGTGCACCATCTGCGCCGGCTCTCGCACGCCGAGCGCCTCAAGGGCGTCCTCGCGGCCCTCGGCCGGGACAACGGCCACATCGTGATCGCCGGCGGCGGCTGGATCGGGCTGGAGATCGCGGCGGCGGCCCGCGAGTACGGCGCCGAGGTCACCGTCGTCGAACCCGAGCCGACGCCGCTGCACGGGGTCCTCGGCCCCGAGCTCGGAAGCGTCTTCGCCGACCTGCACCGCGAGCACGGCGTCCGCTTCCACTTCGGCGCCCGGCTCACCGAGATCGTCGGGCAGGACGGCATGGTCCTCGCCGCCCGCACCGACGACGGCCAGGAACACCCGGCGCACGACGTCCTCGCGGCGATCGGCGCGGCCCCGCGCACCGCCCTCGCCGAGGCGGCCGGCCTGGAGATGGCCGACCGGGCCCACGGCGGCGGCGTCGCCGTGGACACGACGCTGCGCACCTCGGACCCTGACATCTACGCCGCCGGCGACGTCGCGTCCTTCCCGCACGGCCTGTTCGACACCCGGCTGCGCGTCGAGCACTGGGCGAACGCCCTGAACGGCGGGCCGGCGGCCGCCCGCGCGATGCTCGGCAAGGACGTCGCCTACGACCGCGTGCCGTACTTCTTCTCCGACCAGTACGACCTGGGCATGGAGTACAGCGGCTGGGCGCCGCCGGGCACGTACGACGAGGTCGTGATCCGCGGCGACGCGGCCAAGCGCGAGTTCATCGCGTTCTGGGTGAAGTCGGGCCGGGTGCTGGCCGGGATGAACGTGAACGTGTGGGACGTCACGGAGCCCATCCAGAAGCTGATCACCGCCAGGGCCCCGGTGGACACGGAGGCACTGGCCGACCCCCACGTCCCCCTGGACGGTCTGCTCCCTTGAGTGTCGGTGCGCCCCCGTAGAATCACCACGTGGCAGGACGGATCAACGACGAGGACGTGAAGGCTGTTCGGGACGCGGTCCCGATCGACGCCGTGGTGTCCGAGTACCTCCAGCTGCGAAGCGCGGGCGGCGGCAACCTCAAGGGCCTGTGTCCGTTCCACGACGAGAAGTCGCCGTCCTTCCAGGTCAGCCCGAGCAAGGGGCTCTTCCACTGCTTCGGCTGCCAGGAGGGCGGCGACACCATCACGTTCGTGATGAAGGTCGACCACCTCACCTTCTCCGAGGCGGTCGAGCGGCTCGCCGCCCAGGCCGGCATCACCCTGCGTTACGAGGAGGGCGGCTACAACCCCTCCCACCAGCGCGGCGAACGCATCCGCCTGGTCGAGGCCCACAAGATCGCCGCCGAGTGGTACGCGGAACAGCTCGCGCTCAGCCCCGAGGCCGACACCGGCCGGCTCTTCCTCGCCGAGCGCGGGTTCGACCAGGCCGCCGCCGTCCACTTCGGCGTCGGCTACAGCCCCCAGGGCTGGGACCACCTCACCCGCTTCCTGCGCGGCAAGGGCTTCACCGACAAGGAACTGCTCCTGTCCGGGCTCGCCCAGGAGGGCCGCCGCGGACCTATCGACCGCTTCCGGGGCCGTCTGATGTGGCCCATCCGCGACATCGGCGGCGAGGTCGTCGGCTTCGGCGCGCGCAAGCTCTACGAGGCCGACAACGGGCCCAAGTACCTCAACACGCCCGACACGGCGATCTACCGGAAGTCCCAGGTCCTCTACGGCATCGACCTCGCGAAGAAGGACATCGCCAAGTCCAGCCGCGCGGTGGTCGTCGAGGGCTACACCGACGTCATGGCCTGCCACCTGGCCGGCGTCACCACCGCCATCGCGACCTGCGGCACGGCCTTCGGCGGCGACCACATCAAGATCCTGCGCCGGCTGCTGATGGACAACGGCAGCGCCCGCGTGATCTTCACCTTCGACGGCGACGCGGCCGGCCAGAAGGCGGCCCTGCG includes:
- a CDS encoding enoyl-CoA hydratase-related protein encodes the protein MDNLKLERAGGVVTVRLHRPHVLNALNAELLGELLHVLRPLDTDDSVGCVVVTGSERAFAAGADIKEMAGKSAVEMAREDYFSAWEDFADLRTPRIAAVSGVALGGGCELAMMCDLVIAGESAVFGQPEIKLGVIPGIGGTQRLTRLVGRAKAMDLVLTGRTMDAREAERAGLVSRVVPDDRVLPEAWEAAAAVASYGGAAVRAARECVDRALETGLRDGIRYERRVFHALFATEDQKEGMAAFLEKRRPRFTGR
- a CDS encoding vancomycin high temperature exclusion protein, translated to MNIRRPRLPRTRAGRRRLVQAVMAGCVLGLLPATWLYVSTSDRIGTTAQAPRREVAVVFGAGLWDGEPSPYLAHRLDAAAKLYRAGRIEVVLVTGDNSREDYDEPDAMRAYLTRHGVPDRRIVSDYAGFDTWDSCVRAKKIFGVDEAVLISQDFHIRRAVALCEAAGVDSYGVGVAARHDVTWYYGGAREVLAAGKAALDAVFEPDPRFLGPKEQGVARASAAAR
- a CDS encoding sirohydrochlorin chelatase, translating into MSQPRLVHLDGRRRPGPPALVVVAHGSRDPRALSTVRALLDVVRAERPGLAVHLGHIELNEPLLTDTLAALDAGGTTDAVLVPLLLARGHHVKHDIPETAARARLRTRVAAPLGPHPLLAKTLHARLTEAGWRTPATERERRSSAVVLAAAGSRDPDAATDTRRTARLLAERLGVPVVPAYASTAAPTVATALRALAARGRDRVAVASCFTAPGRFATEAAQAAPWIAAAPLGVHPLMADLLLHRYDRALAADGRSDAA
- a CDS encoding deoxyguanosinetriphosphate triphosphohydrolase; this encodes MEGTAHPDTAYDPTSVARWAPEPDKRPGRTAFQRDRARVLHSSALRRLAAKTQVVTPGERTPEWDATPRTRLTHSLECAQVGRELGAALGCDPDLVEAACLSHDLGHPPFGHNGEQALNDFARDCGGFEGNAQSLRLLTRIEPKRFTEDGSVGLNLTRATLDAATKYPWPRGGHPTDAGSPKFGVYDDDRPVFDWVREEAPGTRTCFEAQVMDWADDVAYSVHDVEDGLHAGHVDPNCLHAEPERQEIFRVAVGRYVPAGTDPAELAAALDRLQDQEWWPHGYDGTAVAQARLKDATSQLIGRFCLAAEGATRARHHAGRLTRYGAELVVPHETRLECAVLKAVADRYVMQRAEQERLRADQRVVIGELAEALTARAPDGLDPQFRALFDRAADDRARKRVVVDQIASLTDASARSLHRRLTAHSRR
- a CDS encoding NAD(P)/FAD-dependent oxidoreductase yields the protein MVDADQTFVIVGGGLAGAKAAETLRAEGFTGRVILICDERDHPYERPPLSKGYLLGKEPRESVFVHEPAWYAQNDIELHLGQTVDAIDRTAKTVRFGDDGTLAPYDKLLLATGAEPRRLDIPGTDLAGVHHLRRLSHAERLKGVLAALGRDNGHIVIAGGGWIGLEIAAAAREYGAEVTVVEPEPTPLHGVLGPELGSVFADLHREHGVRFHFGARLTEIVGQDGMVLAARTDDGQEHPAHDVLAAIGAAPRTALAEAAGLEMADRAHGGGVAVDTTLRTSDPDIYAAGDVASFPHGLFDTRLRVEHWANALNGGPAAARAMLGKDVAYDRVPYFFSDQYDLGMEYSGWAPPGTYDEVVIRGDAAKREFIAFWVKSGRVLAGMNVNVWDVTEPIQKLITARAPVDTEALADPHVPLDGLLP
- the dnaG gene encoding DNA primase produces the protein MAGRINDEDVKAVRDAVPIDAVVSEYLQLRSAGGGNLKGLCPFHDEKSPSFQVSPSKGLFHCFGCQEGGDTITFVMKVDHLTFSEAVERLAAQAGITLRYEEGGYNPSHQRGERIRLVEAHKIAAEWYAEQLALSPEADTGRLFLAERGFDQAAAVHFGVGYSPQGWDHLTRFLRGKGFTDKELLLSGLAQEGRRGPIDRFRGRLMWPIRDIGGEVVGFGARKLYEADNGPKYLNTPDTAIYRKSQVLYGIDLAKKDIAKSSRAVVVEGYTDVMACHLAGVTTAIATCGTAFGGDHIKILRRLLMDNGSARVIFTFDGDAAGQKAALRAFEDDQKFAAETYIAIAPDGMDPCDLRLAKGDEAVADLTRPRTPLFEFALRQIVVRYDLDTPAGRAAALDEAAPIVARIKNSGAQHEVAVQLAGMLGILDTQFVVKRVAQLARWARDRGGKGPAPAGRGPQQYEASPRQASGPALTLRNPVYATERELLKLALQRPELVSPAFDAYGADEFTAAPYAAVRQAVLDAGGAEPGVQDGSEYLVRVRDMAPDDAVRAMVTELAVEPIMRRTVDEVYAGNVLVQVRRRAVERRVQEIQITVKRLEAGGDPAQLAAAKNELWVLQQYDQALKVHGPDAL